The sequence TGCGCAGCGCCTCGAGCCCAACACGATCGTCAGCTATATGCGGCTTCGCGCCGGCCAGCCTTATACGCAGGCCGCAGCCGACGAAGCGCTTAAAGAACTTTACGCGACCGAGCTGTTCTCTGACGTCACAATCGGCTTCGCGAACGGCAACGTGCTGGTCACTGTGCAGGAAAATCCGGTCATCAACCGCATTGTGCTCGAGGGCAACAAGCGGCTGAAGGAAGACAAGATCCGGCCCGAGATCAAGCTCGCACCGCGTCAGATTTTTACTCGCTCGAAAGTTCGCGCCGATGTGGCCCGCATCCTTGAACTGTATAAGCGTCAAGGCCGGTTCGCTGCGTCGATCGAGCCCCAAATGGTTCGCCTCGACCAGAACCGTGTCGATATCGTCTTCGAAATCAACGAAGGCCCGAAGTCTAAAGTTCGCCAGATCAATATCATCGGCAACGAAGAGTTTTCGGATGGGAAGCTTCGCGGTGAGATGATTACCAAGCAGGCACGTCTGACCTCGTTCCTCAGCTCCAACACGACCTATGACCCCGACCGTCTGGCATTCGACCAACAAAAACTGCGCCAGTTCTATCTGACCGAAGGCTATGCCGACTTCCGCGTTGTGTCTGCGGTGGCTGAGCTGACGCCTGACAAGCGCGACTTCATCATCACCTATGTGGTGGAAGAAGGTGAACGCTATTCGTTCGGCGAAGTGGATGTCGACAGCCAGCTGCGCGATTTCGACAGCGAACGGATGTCCGGGAATTTGCCGATGAAAACGGGCGAATTCTACAACGCTAAAATCGTCGAGGACACTGTAGAGCAGCTGACCGAGACCGCTGGCGCATTTGGCTATGCCTTTGCCGATGTGAGGCCGCAGTTCCGCCGCAACCCAGAAGACCTCACGATGGACGTGACGTTCTTGTTGGCAGAGGCGCCGCGCGTCTATGTTGAGCGGATCGATGTTAATGGTAACACGCTGACGCAGGACAAGGTTATCCGCCGCGAGTTCCGTATTGCGGAAGGCGACGCCTTCAACTCCTTCCAGGTTAAGCGTTCGACCAATCGCATCAATGGTCTGGGTTATTTCCAAGAAGGTTTCGAAGTCGAACAGCAGCCGGGTAGCGAGCCCGATCGCATTGTTCTGGCAGCCAACGTTGAAGAGAAGCCTACCGGGCAACTGCAGCTCTCAGCTGGTTTCTCAAGTCTCGAAAGCTTCATTCTTGCCGGCTCGATCCAGCAGCGAAACTTCCGCGGGCGCGGCCAGACGGTTGGCGCTAGCGTGAACTATTCGCGGAACTCCAGATCGGCGCAGCTCAGCTTCACCGAGCCGTACCTGTTCGACAAGAATATCTCGGCAGGCATCGACGTCTATCGCCGCGATTTCAACAATAACTACTTCAACCGCGACAATGGCGCGACCTATGAACAGTCGACCACGGGTTTTCAGGCTCGTGTCGGTGTTCCGCTTAGCGAATACACCTCGCTGGTTGGCAGTTACACGCTGAACTTTGATGACGTGACGTTGGATGAAAACCAGTTCTTCCTGGACCTCGACGGTGATGGCGTACCAACCTGCGAACCATTGCTTGCAGGCCGTTATCTCTGCGAAGCAATTGGCAAGCGGACGAGCTCGATCCTTGGTTTGACGCTGGCAAACAGCACGCTGAACAGCCGGTTCCGTCCATCAAGCGGCCACAGCGCGTCCATCACCGCTGACTTTGCAGGCTTGGGCGGATCGGTGAAGTATCTCCGGCTGCGCAGTAAGGCTGCGAAATACTGGCCAGTGCTCAATGGCTTCATCTTCTCGCTACAGGCTGAAGGCGGCGCAATTCGCGGATTGGAAGATCGCGGCGACGCGGGCGTGGATAATGTCCGCCTGACCGACCGGTTCTTCCTTGGCGAACCGCAGATGCGCGGTTTTGATGTTCGCGGTGTTGGCCCGCGCGTTCTGCGCCGCCGTCTGACCGGCGTCGATACGGATGGCAATCCGATCTACGCGCAAACCCGTTCGGAAGGCCTGACCGACGATTCGCTCGGCGGCAATGCCTATTATCTTGGTCGCGCAGAGCTAGAAATTCCTTTGGGAGCTGGCGCCCGTGAACTCGGCCTTCGCCCCTCGATCTTCCTGGATGTCGGCTCGCTATTCAGCATCAACGATCCAGTCCTGCAGCAAAGCCCGTTCCCGGACGGTATTAGCTATCAGGTTACCAACAGTGACGGTGAGCCGCTATTTATTGGCACTGACAATCTCGCCACGACAGACGCCTTCGCGGCCGACGGCGTAACGCCTCTCGATCCGCTGGAGCAAAATATTGCTCCGTTCACGGAAGAGTTTGTTGGCGATTCTATAAAGCCAAGAATCGCTATTGGCATCGGGGTAAACTGGAATTCGCCCTTCGGTCCGCTGCGGATCGACTTTGCCAAAATCCTCGCGAAGCAGGATGGCGACGACACCAAAGAATTCTCATTCAACGTAGGAACGCAATTCTAATGAAACATCTTATCAAGCCAGTGCTTGCCGCTGGTCTCATGCTTACCGCCGCGCCGGCAATGTTCGCCGCGCCCGCCGCCGCACAGTCAGCGCAGGGCGTTGCCGTGGTCAATCTGCCCGCAGTGATCGCGAACTCCAACGCATTCCGCGTTGCAGAAACGCAGCGCGAAACGACGTATAAGCCCCAGCTTGATCAGGCGAAGGCCCGTCAGGCGCAGCTTCAGGCACAGATCAATCCTATGGTCACTAAGCTGCGTGCCGATAGTCAGGTTGCGGGTGCAGATCGCAACGCACTGCAGACACAGGCCGCAACGATCCAAGGTCTTGAACAGTCTGGTCAGCGCGAGTTGCAGACCATCCTGCAGCCAGTCGCCCTCAGCCAAGCTTATGTTGAAGAACAGATTCGCGGCCAGTTGAATGCAGCGCTTGAAAACGCTGCCAAATCGCGGAACGTCACGCTGGTTCTTAGCCCGGATACGGTGCTTTATGCCGCAGATACGCTCAATCTCAATCAGGCTGTGCTTGATGAGCTGAACCGTCTGCTGCCAAGTGCGCAGATCGTGCCGCCCGCTGGTTGGGAGCCTGAGTCGGTTCGCCAGCAACGCGCTCAGGCCGCTGCTCAACAAGCCGCACAGCCTGCCGCGCCGGCCACATCGGGCCGTTAAGCGTACACAAGGGGCAGGGCTATGAGTGAAGAAAAGGCGGTAACCGCCTACGACATCAAGAAGATCCTCAAGGCCCTGCCGCACCGCTATCCGCTGCTATTGGTGGATCGCGTCGCTTCACTGGAGATCGGTGAAGAAATTCACGCGATCAAAGCTGTCAGCATGAATGAAGAGTTCTTCCAGGGCCATTTCCCTGGCGCTCCGATCATGCCGGGCGTGCTCCAGATCGAAGCGATGGCGCAAGCTGCTGCGATCCTCGCCATCGAAACGCTCGAACTCGCTGGAAGCGGTAAGCTCGTTTATTTCATGGCAATTGAAGAAGCCAAGTTCCGCGCACCGGTAGAGCCGGGCTGCCTGCTCAATTTGCATGTCGGCTTCGTCCAGAAGCGCAGCCGCGTTTGCAAATTTTGGGGCCGCGCCGAAGTGGACGGCAAAGTGACCTGCGACGTGAAGTTCACCGCCATGGTTGCCGATCCGCCTGCAGAAGACTGATCGCAGCGACTAGAGCTTGCCAACAGGCGCTGCTGCGGTTAGTGGCGCGCCTTTGAAATTGCATCCGCACGGGAGCCGGTCGGTACCGGACCCTCATATACGGAAAGAGAGACCATGAAAGCCGATACGCATCCCGAATATCACATGATTAACGTCAAAATGACTGACGGAACCGAATTCCAGACCCGTTCGACATGGGGCAAGGAAGGCGACACAATGACGCTCGACATCGACCCGACCAGCCACCCGGCTTGGACCGGCGGTCAGCGCCAGCTCGATCAGGGCGGCCGTGTTGCCCAGTTCAACAAGCGTTTCGGCGGACTGTCGCTCAAGAAGAAATAAGCGACGTCACATTGCAGAAATCAAGAAGGGCGGTCCTGCGGGGCCGCCCTTTTTTCATCTGCATCAGCCGCACTATTCGCGAACCAGCTTTTGAACGCCGATATATTTCCTGCCCGGCGTTCCGGTATCTTTGGGGTGGCGATAGCGGCCATCGACAACAGGAATTTCCTCGAAATCCCAGATATCGAGTCCTTCAATGCAGGCCGCATTTACCGACACCAGATGCGGGTCGGAACGCAGGTTTTGATAGACTTGGATCCCGCAATTCGAACAAAACCAATGCTTTGCCACGCCCGTGCCAAAGGAATAGGCTGACAGCGTGTCTTCGCCGGAGGTCACGGTCAGATCACCTTTCGGAAGATCGATCACGACAGTCGATTTCTTCTCGCACATGGAGCAATTGCAGCGATGCGGCGCTAGGTCGTCGGGAAGTTTCGCAGCAAATTTAACCGAGCCGCAATGGCAACTGCCTGTATGCTCCTGTCCGGTGTCGGCCATCATCCCCACTCCTTCTCGCGGTACCACTTTGTAATCACATACTTCACGCCTCTACGCACCTTCATTCCGTGATGGAGCGTCGCAGCACGGCCATCAGCGCGGTGGTTGTTCCAGCCTAGCAGTTTGCCGGTCTCAGGCTGGAAAGTCTTTCCGATCACTTTGAAGCGCGTGCCGCCGCCTGCCTCCACCGCATTCAAATAGATCATGAAGGTCCAGGTCCGCTGTCCTGCGACCGAGCAGAATTTTGCGAAGTCCTCGCCGTTTGGCTCGAAATAGTCCGTGTGCTGCTTGAACTCCTGCCCCACATCGTAGCGTTGGCCCTGAACCGGTTCGCCATATTTTGGATCGATGCCGGTGAAGGGCTCCAGCAGCTTTTCCAGTTCCAGCACCGCGCTCGCATCAGGCGGCAAGTCGCAAGTCTCGCTCGTGCGGAAATAATCATCACCGTTGGGATCGGCGATTTCCGACGGTCGGCGGCCTGCATCGATTAGTTCAATCAACTGGCGGCAGTGATCTGCAGTGAGAAAGCCGCGCCGCTGGAACAGTTGCAGCTTGGGTGATGGAACCCGCTGAACGCCTTGTTGGGCAGTCAAATGCTCGGCTGAGGATTCGCCCGGATTGGCCATGGACGCAACGATAGCCCGCGCGCCCTATTTCTCAAGCACGAAATAATCTTGCGTATGCGCCTGCCCAAAGCAGTTTTCGCTTCCAAATCTTCCGCAGCTATGTAACAGGCTCGCCGCCTCACCGATCACTGCTTGACCCTGCCAATAGGAGGGGTATCAGCCCGCATCGCGGTAAGGCGCATATGGATATGGCGATCGTAGCTCAGTTGGTTAGAGCGCCGGTTTGTGGTACCGGAGGTCGGGGGTTCGAGACCCCTCGGTCGCCCCATATCCTTCAGCACCTGCGCTGCAACAGTCTGGCTTAACGGCCATGAAAGCGGGCAATCATGATGGCATTTTGGACCGAAGCTGATTTCGACGATCACGAGCATGTGCAACTTGTGCGTGACCGGAAGTCTGGGCTGACCGCTATTATTGCGCTGCATTCCACACATCTCGGCCCCGGCGCCGGCGGCACGCGTTTCTGGCATTATGCCGAACCGAAGGACGCGATGCGCGATGCGCTGCGCCTGTCGCGCGGCATGAGCTACAAGAATGCCATGGCCGGCCTGCCGATGGGCGGCGGCAAAGCCGTAATCCTCGCAGAGAAGAACGGAGCGAAGACGCCGGAGATGCTCGCCGCGTTCGGCAAGGCGGTCGACGCTTTGGGCGGGCGCTATGTCACCGCAGAAGACGTAGGCATCAGCGAGGCCGACATGGTCACAGTCGCCAAGGAAACACCCTACGTTTCGGGCTTGCCTGTGACGGATGGTGAAACCGCTGGCGGCGATCCCGGGCCATTCACCGCCATGGGCATATATCACGGTATCAAAGCCGCTGTTCAGCACAAGCTGGGCAAGGACGACTTACGCGGCGTACATGTGGCCATTCAGGGTACGGGCAGTGTTGGCGGCGGCGTTGCTCGTTTGCTGGCACGTGATGGCGCCAAACTGACGCTAGCCGATGTGAATGAAGATCGCGCCGGGCAGCTTGCGCGCGAGCTTGGCGGCGATGCCGTCGCTGCTGACGCCATCATGAGCGTAGGCTGCGATGTATTCAGCCCTAATGCGCTGGGTGCGATTCTCGACGAAGAGGGCATCGCTCGGCTCGATGCACCAATCGTCGCTGGCGGCGCGAATAACCAGCTTGCGCGAGCGCAGCACGGCCAGTTGCTGGCTGAACGCGGCATTCTTTATGCGCCCGACTATGTGATCAATGCGGGCGGGATCATCAGCGTGACGCTGGAATATCTTTGCCGCCAGCATGGCGAGCCATGTGACATCAACGAAGTTCGCAAGCGGCTTGCGCAGATCCCCGGCCGGCTTATTGAGATATGGCAGGAAAGCGAGAAGACCGGCGTTTCGTCCGATGTCGTTTCCGACCGGATGGCTCAAAAGCTGATCGGGCGCTAATTCGCCCCTAAATACCCGCAGAATACCTTGCGGGCGCGGGCTGTGCCTGCCAAGAGAATGGCGACGATAGTCCCATGCATGCATACGCAAATCCAACCCGCTTTTTGAAGCTTGCGCGCCCGCTGACGCCGCTCCTTTTGGTGTCCGGTTTACTGATGGTCGGTGCGTCACTCGCTTGGGGGTATTTTGCAGCACCACCTGATCGCCTGATGGGCGAAACCGTGCGGATTTTGTTCCTCCACGTGCCTGCCGCTTGGCTCGGCATGGGCGGCTGGACTGCGATTGCGATCGCGAGCCTTGTTGAACTGGTCTGGCGGCATCCACTTGCGGCGCTTGCAGCACGCGGGGCTGCACTGCCGGGCATGGTGTTCACCGCCATTTGTCTTGTTACTGGATCAATCTGGGGACGACCCACATGGGGCTCCTGGTGGGTGTGGGACGGGCGGCTAACCAGCATGCTCGTGCTGCTGTTCCTCTATTTCGCTTATATCGGTCTGACACAGGCAATCGACCGGGAGGGTGCTGCGAGCCGCATCGCCGCGATCTTTGGCTTAGTCGGTGCAATCAACATTCCGATCATCAATCGCTCGGTTGTGTGGTGGAACAGTCTGCATCAACCGCCTAGCCTGACCATGGGCAAATCATCAATTGATCCCGAATTCCTATGGCCGCTGCTTGGCTCCACACTCGGCTTCTCGCTGCTGTTTGGCGGCATTGTGCTCGCGCGGATGCGGACATTGCTAGCAGAACGTCAGACCGAGGCTCGACTGCGCCGCAAGGCTGCTGCCGTCGAGGCAGGCGTCTGATGCGCGAGGGGCTAGACCAGATGAGCTTCGTGGTTGCGGCCTATGCGGTGACGATCATCGCTACGCTCGCGCTAGTCGGCTGGAGCTGGCTCGCGATGCGCCGCGCAGAAGCGAAACGTGACGAGGCAAAACGCAAATGAGCGCGCTTAAACCCAAACATCAGCGGTTGGTGCTGGTTGTCGTCGCGCTCATCGCGCTAATCGCGGCGGGATTGCTGGCGGCCTATGCGCTGCGTAATCAAGCAAGCTATTTCTATGTTCCGACCCAGATGGCAGCTAATCCTCCGGATCCTACTCAAGCTGTGCGACTGGGCGGCATGGTGCAGGCAGGAACGCTGAAGACGATGTCCGATGGTATCACGGTTGCATTCATCGTCGGTGACGGCGAAGCGCAGGTACCTGTCCGCTTCGCGGGAATATTGCCCGATCTTTTCGTTGAGGGTTCCGGCGTAGTGGCCGAGGGCAAGCTTGGCGCGGATGGCACATTTGTGGCCGACAACCTCCTCGCCAAGCATGACGAGAATTATGTTCCGCGCGAGCTTGAGGAAATGACCGCTGCGCAGGCCAAACGGACCGTTTCGGAAACGGCACAATGATCGCAGAGCTGGGGCTCGCAGCATTGTGGTTGGCCGCTGCTCTGGCAGGCTTGCAGCTGATCGCAGGAGCAGTCTCGGTAAAACAGCCGGACGGACCGTTGGCCAGTCTCGCGCGGCCAGCAGCCGTGATGCAGGGCGTCTTGGCGGCTTTTGCTTTTGCGATGCTGCTGTGGCTGTTTGCGCAGACTGACCTCTCGGTGAAGCTGGTCGCCGCCAATTCGCATTCGGCCAAGCCGATGATTTTCAAGCTGAGTGGTACATGGGGCAATCACGAGGGATCTATGCTGCTGTGGATCACAGTGATGGCGCTGGCTGGGGCCATGATCGGCTATTTAGAGCGCCGCCTGCCTGAGGTTACCATGCAAGCCACGCTTGCGACGCAGGCCTTTGTCGGCCTCGGGTTCTATGCCTTCCTGTTGCTGTCATCGAACCCGTTTGAACGGTTGCCGACACCGGCGGCAGAGGGGCAGGGGCTCAACCCGTTGCTGCAGGATATCGGCCTCGCATTCCATCCGCCGACTTTGTATTTCGGCTATGTCGGGCTTTCGGTTGCTTTCAGTTTTGCGCTTGGCGCGCTGTTGACTCGGCAGGTTACTCCCAATTTTGCGCGCGCTATGCGCCCATGGGTGCTGGGCGCATGGATATTTCTGACGCTGGGCATCACTGCCGGCAGCTATTGGGCGTATTACGAGCTGGGCTGGGGCGGCTGGTGGTTCTGGGACCCGGTCGAAAATGCTTCGCTGATGCCGTGGCTTGCGGCGACTGCCTTGTTGCACTCGGTCAGCGTATTGGCCGCGCGCGACGCACTAAGAGCGTGGACGATCATGCTGGGCGTAGTCGCCTTCTCCATGTCGATGATGGGCACATTCTTGGTGCGCTCTGGCGTTCTGACCAGCGTGCATGCCTTTGCCGTCGATCCGGAGCGCGGAGCATTTATCCTCGTGCTGCTGGGTATCTACATCGGCGGTGCGTTGACGATTTTCGCGCTCAGGGCAGGGACGGTGCAGGAAGGCGAACGCTTCACCGCCACCAGCCGCGAGGGCGCGCTGGTGTTCAACAATGTAATGTTAAGCGCGATTTTGGCCGTTGTCCTGGTCGGCACGCTTTATCCGCTTTTGACCGAGGCGTTCGGCGTTCAAGTCTCGGTTGGCCCACCGTATTTCAATCCAGTTGGAGCGATCTTCACGCTGCCGATGCTCGCAGTGATGGCCGTTGGGCCGTTGCTGCGGTGGCGCAGAGATGGTGTCAAAAGAGTCTCCAAACCCGCTGTTTTTCTTGCTATTTTTGCGGTCGTCGTTGGCGCGCTCGTGGCCTATCTCAGCAATGCGAGCGTGCTCGCCGTTCTGGGGCTAGCCTTCGCTGCAGCGCTTGGCATCGGCAGCTTGCTGCCGCTCAAAGGGCGCAATCTGTTGCGCACGCCGTTAGCCACTTGGGGCATGGTCACAGCGCATTTTGGTATCGCCGTCGCACTATTCGGAATGGCTAGCGAAAGCGCATTTTCGATTGAGAAACTGGTCGCGGCACGGCCCGGTGATGTGACCGAAGTTGGTCCCTGGAAGATCACGTTGGACAGCGTCGACCCTGTCGTCGGTCCCAACTGGACTGCGCTTCAGGCTGATCTGCAGGCGAGTTACAAGGGAGCCGCCGCAATCGAGCTACAACCGCAGTCACGGACCTTCTGGTCACCAGAGCGCGAGACGGCCGAAAGCGCGCTCGCGACCCGTTGGAATGGTCAGCTCTATGCTGTCATGGGTAGCGGCATCGAAGATGGTCGCCGCCAACTCAGGCTATGGTGGAAGCCATTTGTCCCGATGATCTGGCTTGGCGGTATTCTGGTCGCGCTGGGCGGTCTGCTGGCGCTCATCGGCCGTCTCACAGCCGATCTGAAGCGTCATTATGTGCGCCGCCGTTCGGCAGAGCGCCGCGAAGAGACTCAGGCATGATCCGCCGCTGGTATCTCTGGTTGCCGCTGGTGGCCTTCATCGGTTTTGTCGCGCTGGTGACGAGCGGCCTGATGCGCCCAATGGACCGCGAAGTTGTAAGCCGCATGGTCGGTAAGCCGGTCCCTGAATTTGCGCTCAAACCGTCGATCCCAGAACTGCCCGGTCTTTCGAGCGCTGACTTACAGGACGGCAAGCCCAAGCTGATGAACATATGGGGTAGCTGGTGTCTGCCCTGCATCGCCGAAGCTCCGCACTTGGAAACGCTGAAGGCTAATGGTGCAGAGATTGTCGGCGTTGCCATTCGTGACAAACCGGAGGACGTAGCCGGTTTCCTCGCGCAAAACGGCAACCCTTACATCCGGATCGGCGCGGATGATTTGTCCGCAGTGCAGCTCGAAATCGGCTCATCCGGCGTGCCCGAGACCTTCGTGGTCGATGGCAATGGCATCATCACATATCAGCATATCGGTGACGTGAGGGCAGAGCATGTCCCGATGTTGCTCGAAAAGCTTGACGAGGCGGCGCAATGAGGCTGCTTATTCTCTTCGCGCTGATCTTTGCTCCCGTCATGACGCTGACAGCGCAAGATTCTATGCCCGCAGCACCCTACGCCAACCGTCAGCTCGATGATCCGGCGATGGAGCGTGAGGCTCAGGAACTGATGTTCACTTTGCGCTGTCTCAAATGCCAGAGCCAGTCGATTGCCGATAGTGATGCGCCCATGGCAGGTGATATGCGTCACCAAGTCCGCACGCGGCTGATGGCCGGCGACAGTCCCGAGCAGATTCGCAGCTGGCTGGTCGACCGTTACGGCGACTACGTCAGCTACGCCCCGCGCGTTTCAGCCAGCACTTGGCCGCTATTTGCGCTGCCACTGGTCCTATTTCTGCTTGGCGCATTCATCCTTCGCCGCCGGTTGGGCCGTAAGAAGGGTGCTGAGGTATGAGCTGGCTTATCCTGATCGGCTTGGCGCTCACCGCCTTTGCTATCGCCGCTTATTTCCTCGACCTGCCGCGTCAGGTTTGGGCGATCTTTGGCACAGCACTGGCACTCGGTATGGCCGGTTACGCCTTACAGGGTTCGCCTCAGCAGCCGGGTTCTCCGGCAAGCCTAGCCGTTCAGCAATCGGATAATGATGAGGCGCTGGTGGATGCGCGGCGCGCGATGTTCGATGATGGTTTCCCGCCCTCGCGCTATGTCACAATTTCCGATGGATTTGCCCGCAAGGGTCAGTTCGAGGATGCCGCTGGTCTGCTTAAGGGCGCGGTCGAGCAAAACCCCAGCGACGCCGAGGCTTGGCTTGCAATGGGCTTGGCCATGGTCGAGCATGCCGATGGGCAGGTCTCGCCTGCTGCATTGGAGGCATTCTCGCGGGCGATTGAGGCTAAGCCCAACCATCCGGGCCCCGGATATTTCCTTGGCGTGGCCTATCTTCGCGCAGGCGATCCGCTGCGGACCCGGGCGATCTGGGCCGAAATGCTGGCGCGGACGCCCGAGGATGCGCCTTGGCGGAGTGATTTGGAAATGCGCCTCGGGCGGCTAGATCAAGCTCTGGCGGCCACCGCTACGGAGTAATTCCCGGCAATTCGGCGTCGGAGTCGCGATATTGCAGGTGCGAACCAGTGCTGCTAGGGGCCGCGATCTTTGGGGGTTGGCGCAAAATTTGCGCCGCAGCCTCGCCGGGGTATCCGTGTAGTTCATGTCTCAGCCGATGAATCCTGCAGAGCGCCGTAATTCGGACATCGCCAAGATGGCCGCTGGCGCGATTGGTATCGTGTTCGGCGATATCGGGACCAGCCCGCTTTACGCATTCCGCGAGACATTCGTTGGCCCGCACCCGCTGGAACTGGACAAGCTCCACATCCTCGGCGTGGTCAGCCTGATCTTCTGGTCGATGACGCTGATCGTTTCGATCCAATATGTCAGCATTTTGATGCGCGCCGATAATAAGGGACAAGGCGGCAGCCTTGCGCTGGTTGCGCTGCTGACACGCAGTGTTGGCAGGACCAAATATGGCTGGCTGACGGTGCTGCTCGGCGTATTCGCCACCGCCCTGTTTTATGGCGACAGTATGATTACACCGGCGATTTCGGTGTTGTCCGCTGTCGAAGGCCTGACCGTCGTCAATGATCGTTTGGACCCGCTCGTGATCCCGATTGCGCTGGTTCTGCTGGTGCTGCTGTTCTTCATACAAAAGCGTGGAACGGCGAAGGTTGGGGCACTATTTGCCCCGGTCATGATTGTCTATTTCACGGTCATTGCGACGCTCGGCATCATCCAGATCGTCAATCAGCCGGGCATCCTGATGGCGCTCAATCCCTATTACGCTTTCCTGTTTTTCCAGACCGACGGAATGCTGGCGTTCCTCGCGCTGGGTTCGGTTGTATTGGCGGTGACGGGGTCAGAGGCGCTATATTCGGATATGGGTCACTTTGGCCCCGGACCGATGCGTTTGTCATGGTTTGGCTTTGTCATGCCCTGCCTGCTGCTCAACTACTTCGGTCAAGGCGCGATGATCATTTCGCTCGATAGCGCGGGCGCCGCCGAAGCCATCCAGAGCCCGTTCTTCTTCATGGCGCAGGAATCGATGCGGCTTCCGCTCGTTATTCTCGCGACCTTCGCCACCTTCATTGCCAGCCAAGCCGTAATCTCGGGTGCCTTCTCGATCACCCATCAGGCGATCCAGCTGGGTTTCATTCCGCGTCTGACCACGCAGCACACTAGCGAGCGTGAAGCGGGCCAGATTTACATTCCAGCGATCAACTGGGCGCTGCTTGTAGCGGTAATCATTCTGGTACTGACATTCCAAAACTCGTCTAACCTCGCGTCGGCTTACGGTATCGCCGTTACGGGCGCGATGCTGATTGATACGGCGTTGATGGGCGTCTTGTTCATCGCGGTTTGGAAGTGGAAGCTGTGGGTCGCCATTCCGGTCCTCGTGGTATTCTTCATAGTCGATGGCGCATATTTCGCAGCAAATCTGATGAAGGTTCCCGATGGGGGATGGTTCCCGCTGCTGGTTGGCGGGGTGATCTTTGTCTTGCTCACAACTTGGGCGAGGGGCCGAAAATTGATGAAATCACGTATGACAGAGGCGGCGCTTCCGCTCGATGTGTTCGCCAAAAGCGCGCATGGCAGCGCCACTCGCGTGGCTGGTACGGCGATCTTTATGGCGTCTTCCAATAAGGGCGTACCGTCCGCGCTGCTGCATAATATCAAGCACAATAAGGTGCTGCATGAGCGCGTGGTTGTGCTGACCGTATCAATCGACGAAGTGCCTTATGTCGAAGAAGAAGATCGCTGCTCGATCGAAGAGCTTGGCGACGGGTTCTTCCGTGTGACGCTGCGTTACGGC comes from Altererythrobacter sp. ZODW24 and encodes:
- the ccmC gene encoding heme ABC transporter permease CcmC, whose translation is MHAYANPTRFLKLARPLTPLLLVSGLLMVGASLAWGYFAAPPDRLMGETVRILFLHVPAAWLGMGGWTAIAIASLVELVWRHPLAALAARGAALPGMVFTAICLVTGSIWGRPTWGSWWVWDGRLTSMLVLLFLYFAYIGLTQAIDREGAASRIAAIFGLVGAINIPIINRSVVWWNSLHQPPSLTMGKSSIDPEFLWPLLGSTLGFSLLFGGIVLARMRTLLAERQTEARLRRKAAAVEAGV
- a CDS encoding GFA family protein, whose product is MMADTGQEHTGSCHCGSVKFAAKLPDDLAPHRCNCSMCEKKSTVVIDLPKGDLTVTSGEDTLSAYSFGTGVAKHWFCSNCGIQVYQNLRSDPHLVSVNAACIEGLDIWDFEEIPVVDGRYRHPKDTGTPGRKYIGVQKLVRE
- a CDS encoding 2OG-Fe(II) oxygenase; translation: MANPGESSAEHLTAQQGVQRVPSPKLQLFQRRGFLTADHCRQLIELIDAGRRPSEIADPNGDDYFRTSETCDLPPDASAVLELEKLLEPFTGIDPKYGEPVQGQRYDVGQEFKQHTDYFEPNGEDFAKFCSVAGQRTWTFMIYLNAVEAGGGTRFKVIGKTFQPETGKLLGWNNHRADGRAATLHHGMKVRRGVKYVITKWYREKEWG
- a CDS encoding heme exporter protein CcmD — encoded protein: MREGLDQMSFVVAAYAVTIIATLALVGWSWLAMRRAEAKRDEAKRK
- the fabZ gene encoding 3-hydroxyacyl-ACP dehydratase FabZ, whose amino-acid sequence is MSEEKAVTAYDIKKILKALPHRYPLLLVDRVASLEIGEEIHAIKAVSMNEEFFQGHFPGAPIMPGVLQIEAMAQAAAILAIETLELAGSGKLVYFMAIEEAKFRAPVEPGCLLNLHVGFVQKRSRVCKFWGRAEVDGKVTCDVKFTAMVADPPAED
- the rpmE gene encoding 50S ribosomal protein L31, whose protein sequence is MKADTHPEYHMINVKMTDGTEFQTRSTWGKEGDTMTLDIDPTSHPAWTGGQRQLDQGGRVAQFNKRFGGLSLKKK
- a CDS encoding OmpH family outer membrane protein, yielding MKHLIKPVLAAGLMLTAAPAMFAAPAAAQSAQGVAVVNLPAVIANSNAFRVAETQRETTYKPQLDQAKARQAQLQAQINPMVTKLRADSQVAGADRNALQTQAATIQGLEQSGQRELQTILQPVALSQAYVEEQIRGQLNAALENAAKSRNVTLVLSPDTVLYAADTLNLNQAVLDELNRLLPSAQIVPPAGWEPESVRQQRAQAAAQQAAQPAAPATSGR
- the bamA gene encoding outer membrane protein assembly factor BamA, which encodes MAAALLCGTVLAGLPQAGMAQDAPVAPAPSVLQQETIETISVAGAQRLEPNTIVSYMRLRAGQPYTQAAADEALKELYATELFSDVTIGFANGNVLVTVQENPVINRIVLEGNKRLKEDKIRPEIKLAPRQIFTRSKVRADVARILELYKRQGRFAASIEPQMVRLDQNRVDIVFEINEGPKSKVRQINIIGNEEFSDGKLRGEMITKQARLTSFLSSNTTYDPDRLAFDQQKLRQFYLTEGYADFRVVSAVAELTPDKRDFIITYVVEEGERYSFGEVDVDSQLRDFDSERMSGNLPMKTGEFYNAKIVEDTVEQLTETAGAFGYAFADVRPQFRRNPEDLTMDVTFLLAEAPRVYVERIDVNGNTLTQDKVIRREFRIAEGDAFNSFQVKRSTNRINGLGYFQEGFEVEQQPGSEPDRIVLAANVEEKPTGQLQLSAGFSSLESFILAGSIQQRNFRGRGQTVGASVNYSRNSRSAQLSFTEPYLFDKNISAGIDVYRRDFNNNYFNRDNGATYEQSTTGFQARVGVPLSEYTSLVGSYTLNFDDVTLDENQFFLDLDGDGVPTCEPLLAGRYLCEAIGKRTSSILGLTLANSTLNSRFRPSSGHSASITADFAGLGGSVKYLRLRSKAAKYWPVLNGFIFSLQAEGGAIRGLEDRGDAGVDNVRLTDRFFLGEPQMRGFDVRGVGPRVLRRRLTGVDTDGNPIYAQTRSEGLTDDSLGGNAYYLGRAELEIPLGAGARELGLRPSIFLDVGSLFSINDPVLQQSPFPDGISYQVTNSDGEPLFIGTDNLATTDAFAADGVTPLDPLEQNIAPFTEEFVGDSIKPRIAIGIGVNWNSPFGPLRIDFAKILAKQDGDDTKEFSFNVGTQF
- a CDS encoding Glu/Leu/Phe/Val dehydrogenase dimerization domain-containing protein produces the protein MMAFWTEADFDDHEHVQLVRDRKSGLTAIIALHSTHLGPGAGGTRFWHYAEPKDAMRDALRLSRGMSYKNAMAGLPMGGGKAVILAEKNGAKTPEMLAAFGKAVDALGGRYVTAEDVGISEADMVTVAKETPYVSGLPVTDGETAGGDPGPFTAMGIYHGIKAAVQHKLGKDDLRGVHVAIQGTGSVGGGVARLLARDGAKLTLADVNEDRAGQLARELGGDAVAADAIMSVGCDVFSPNALGAILDEEGIARLDAPIVAGGANNQLARAQHGQLLAERGILYAPDYVINAGGIISVTLEYLCRQHGEPCDINEVRKRLAQIPGRLIEIWQESEKTGVSSDVVSDRMAQKLIGR